A single window of Flavobacterium aestivum DNA harbors:
- a CDS encoding methylmalonyl-CoA mutase family protein, whose amino-acid sequence MELVKPYVPVNKVRIVTAASLFDGHDAAINIMRRIIQSTGVEVIHLGHDRSVEEVVNTAIQEDANAIAMTSYQGGHNEYFKYMYDLLQEKGAGHIKIFGGGGGVILPSEIAELQAYGITRIYAPDDGRAMGLQGMINDLVQRSDFPIGDKLTNELDLIEDKTPTAIARLISAAENFPEIAKPFFDKIIAKNETSKIPVLGITGTGGAGKSSLVDELVRRFLIDFPEKTIGLISVDPSKRKTGGALLGDRIRMNAINNPRVYMRSLATRQSNLALSKYVADAIQVLKAAKYDIIILETSGIGQSDTEIMDHSDVSLYVMTPEFGAATQLEKIDMLDFADLVALNKFDKRGALDAIRDVKKQYQRNHNLWDVNPDEMPVFGTIASQFNDPGMNTLYKSIMDKIVEKTESDLKSTFQITREMSEKVFVIPPHRTRYLSEIAENNRKYDATALSQELVAQKLYGVYKTIESVSGKIPVINKAGIDEDSVLPTALEVEKPGGAENKIFLNLLLNQFDKVKMDLDPHNWKMILHWDEKVNKYKDPVYTFKVRHKEIKMATHTESLSHTQIPKVAMPKYKAWGDILRWSLQENVPGEFPFASGLYPFKREGEDPSRMFAGEGGPERTNKRFHYVSAGLPAKRLSTAFDSVTLYGNDPHIRPDIYGKIGNAGVSICCLDDAKKLYSGFDLVHAMTSVSMTINGPAPMLLGFFMNAAIDQQCEYYIKENNLEDEVTDKINKIYKQKGVERPHYQGDLPEGNNGLGLFLLGVTGDQVLPLEVYNEIKEKTLSQVRGTVQADILKEDQAQNTCIFSTEFALRLMGDVQEYFIAKNVRNFYSVSISGYHIAEAGANPITQLAFTLSNGFTYVEYYLSRGMDINDFGPNLSFFFSNGVDPEYAVIGRVARKIWAKAMKNKYGANERAQMLKYHIQTSGRSLHAQEIDFNDIRTTLQALYAIYDNCNSLHTNAYDEAITTPTEESVRRAMAIQMIINKELGLAKNENPIQGSFIIEELTDLVEEAVLQEFDRITERGGVLGAMETMYQRSKIQEESLYYETLKHTGEFPIVGVNTFLSSKGSPTVIPAEVIRATEEEKQYQITMLDNLHQCHAVLVKDHLNTLQEAAIKGENLFEHLMEATKVCSLGQITEALFEVGGQYRRNM is encoded by the coding sequence ATGGAATTAGTTAAACCGTACGTACCAGTAAATAAAGTCCGAATTGTAACTGCCGCATCACTTTTTGATGGACACGATGCCGCAATCAATATAATGAGAAGAATTATTCAGTCCACAGGGGTTGAGGTAATCCATTTGGGACATGATAGAAGTGTAGAAGAAGTGGTAAATACCGCTATTCAAGAAGATGCAAACGCAATTGCAATGACTTCATATCAAGGTGGTCACAACGAATACTTTAAATATATGTATGATTTGCTTCAGGAAAAAGGAGCAGGCCATATCAAGATTTTTGGTGGAGGTGGAGGTGTAATCTTGCCTTCGGAAATAGCCGAATTGCAAGCTTACGGTATAACAAGAATTTATGCGCCAGATGATGGACGCGCAATGGGACTTCAAGGAATGATCAATGATTTGGTGCAACGTTCAGATTTTCCTATTGGAGACAAACTAACGAATGAACTAGATTTAATAGAAGATAAAACACCAACGGCTATAGCACGATTAATTTCGGCAGCCGAGAATTTTCCGGAAATAGCAAAACCATTTTTTGATAAAATCATAGCCAAGAATGAAACCTCAAAAATTCCAGTACTTGGAATTACAGGAACAGGTGGAGCAGGAAAATCATCATTGGTAGACGAATTAGTACGTCGTTTTTTAATTGATTTCCCAGAAAAAACAATCGGATTAATTTCTGTTGATCCATCCAAACGTAAAACAGGAGGAGCATTATTAGGAGATAGAATTCGTATGAATGCTATAAACAATCCTAGAGTGTATATGCGTTCGTTGGCAACACGTCAGTCTAATTTGGCATTGTCAAAATATGTAGCCGATGCAATTCAAGTTTTAAAAGCGGCAAAATATGACATCATAATCCTTGAAACATCAGGGATAGGGCAGTCAGATACTGAGATTATGGATCATTCTGATGTTTCTTTATATGTAATGACACCAGAATTTGGAGCTGCAACTCAATTAGAAAAAATCGACATGCTTGATTTTGCTGATTTGGTAGCCTTAAATAAATTTGACAAACGTGGAGCTCTAGATGCTATTCGTGATGTAAAAAAACAATACCAACGCAATCATAATCTTTGGGATGTAAATCCGGATGAGATGCCGGTTTTTGGAACGATAGCGTCACAATTCAACGATCCTGGGATGAATACCCTGTACAAATCCATAATGGATAAAATTGTTGAAAAAACAGAATCTGATCTAAAATCGACTTTCCAAATCACACGTGAAATGAGCGAGAAGGTTTTTGTTATTCCGCCACATAGAACACGTTACTTATCTGAGATTGCTGAAAACAACAGAAAATACGATGCCACAGCTTTGAGCCAAGAACTAGTAGCTCAAAAATTGTATGGAGTATACAAAACTATAGAAAGTGTTTCCGGGAAAATTCCAGTAATCAATAAAGCAGGAATTGATGAAGATTCAGTATTGCCAACTGCTCTAGAGGTTGAAAAACCAGGAGGAGCAGAGAATAAAATCTTTTTGAATCTTTTACTGAATCAATTTGATAAAGTAAAAATGGACTTAGATCCTCACAATTGGAAAATGATTTTGCATTGGGACGAGAAAGTCAATAAGTATAAAGATCCTGTGTACACTTTTAAAGTACGTCACAAAGAAATAAAAATGGCTACGCATACGGAGTCACTTTCGCATACACAAATTCCAAAAGTGGCAATGCCAAAGTATAAGGCTTGGGGTGATATTTTGCGTTGGAGTTTGCAGGAAAATGTTCCGGGAGAATTTCCTTTTGCTTCAGGATTATATCCATTTAAGCGTGAAGGAGAAGATCCGTCTCGAATGTTTGCCGGAGAAGGTGGACCGGAAAGAACCAATAAACGTTTTCATTATGTGAGTGCGGGATTGCCGGCAAAAAGGCTTTCTACCGCTTTTGATAGTGTGACTTTATACGGAAACGATCCGCATATTCGTCCTGATATTTACGGAAAAATCGGAAACGCTGGAGTATCTATTTGCTGTTTGGATGATGCTAAAAAACTGTATTCTGGTTTCGATTTAGTACATGCCATGACATCGGTAAGTATGACGATTAACGGACCAGCACCTATGTTGCTTGGGTTCTTTATGAATGCAGCTATCGATCAGCAATGCGAATATTATATAAAAGAAAATAACCTTGAAGATGAGGTTACTGATAAAATAAACAAAATCTACAAGCAAAAAGGAGTAGAGCGCCCGCATTATCAAGGTGATTTACCAGAAGGGAATAATGGTTTGGGATTATTCCTTTTAGGAGTAACCGGAGATCAGGTATTGCCTTTGGAAGTGTATAATGAAATTAAAGAAAAAACACTTTCACAAGTTCGTGGGACAGTTCAAGCCGATATCTTAAAAGAAGATCAGGCTCAAAACACCTGTATTTTCTCAACAGAATTCGCTTTGCGATTAATGGGAGACGTTCAGGAATATTTTATTGCCAAAAACGTAAGAAACTTTTATTCGGTATCTATATCAGGTTACCATATTGCAGAGGCAGGAGCTAATCCAATTACACAATTGGCTTTTACGCTTTCAAATGGTTTTACATACGTAGAATATTATTTGAGCCGAGGTATGGACATCAATGACTTTGGACCAAATTTATCATTCTTCTTCTCGAATGGTGTCGATCCGGAATATGCCGTAATTGGTCGTGTGGCACGTAAAATTTGGGCAAAAGCCATGAAAAATAAATATGGTGCCAATGAGAGAGCCCAAATGCTGAAATACCATATTCAAACTTCTGGACGTTCGTTACACGCTCAGGAAATTGATTTCAATGATATTCGTACAACGTTACAAGCCTTGTATGCTATTTATGATAACTGTAATTCATTGCATACCAATGCTTACGATGAAGCTATTACCACACCAACAGAAGAGTCAGTTCGTAGAGCAATGGCAATCCAGATGATTATCAATAAAGAACTAGGTTTGGCTAAAAATGAAAATCCTATCCAGGGATCATTTATAATTGAAGAATTGACAGACTTGGTAGAAGAAGCCGTACTACAGGAATTTGACAGAATAACAGAGCGTGGCGGTGTGCTTGGGGCAATGGAAACCATGTACCAACGTTCTAAAATTCAGGAAGAAAGTTTGTATTATGAAACCTTGAAACACACAGGAGAGTTCCCAATTGTAGGAGTAAATACATTCTTGAGTTCTAAAGGTTCACCAACGGTGATACCAGCAGAGGTAATTCGTGCTACCGAAGAAGAAAAACAATATCAAATTACTATGTTAGATAATTTGCATCAATGTCATGCAGTTTTGGTAAAAGATCATTTGAATACGCTTCAGGAAGCTGCTATCAAAGGTGAAAACTTATTCGAACACTTGATGGAAGCTACAAAAGTTTGCTCTTTGGGTCAAATCACCGAAGCTTTGTTTGAAGTAGGAGGGCAGTACAGAAGAAATATGTAA
- a CDS encoding T9SS type A sorting domain-containing protein, which produces MKKITIILLFILFCIPKSFGQTVSINSLVVNNVSANSTQPINIHPSAITTISLSTQVLFSVPQGNNGTIDIYYRKNNNSPVITANGGSGGYLLFNGANSATRSFVITLDPAQFDPNGGYIYSEYKTSTGTTYKSANIPIVKIIPDTNIPPTIDPNYATQRVPYGGIPLLPKFVDYYDIQSQEWVDSANNVVLSDRNGWILYQSVVIRQRTTFKNGTTKLEPQQMNIIVSKFLPNYSNLYVNNQISGDQYIATGQNPGTIIGNQATESHSTTPRGTVNNLNYYQWQRREVYPLFWNIINYGLAVNGWHDIPGATQANYTPPSPSTGIEYRRLVLEDPSNSSESRNCTASNVVSVFPISNLNITNTICCNQTVSTNPAPIQGDRTSASSIYYQWQSSNDNINWFNILSNADKKDYAPLYPSNLRMSPQNVYYRRIVQEFIASAKCIYYISNVVTITYITRTRTSKISNTKSEKTELANNSMTIYPNPSSSIITIDGINNISSFKVKVIDLAGKTVISKEPNQSNNELLQLDISMLPNGIYTVELENEFDKFTKKIIKN; this is translated from the coding sequence ATGAAAAAAATCACAATTATTCTCTTATTTATTCTGTTTTGTATCCCAAAATCATTTGGACAAACAGTATCCATTAATTCTTTGGTGGTAAACAATGTTTCTGCAAACAGTACTCAACCCATTAACATCCATCCCTCAGCAATTACAACTATTTCCTTAAGTACTCAAGTACTTTTTTCTGTTCCTCAAGGAAATAACGGAACTATTGATATTTATTACAGGAAAAATAATAATTCTCCAGTTATTACAGCAAACGGCGGTTCTGGAGGATATCTACTTTTTAATGGGGCAAATTCTGCAACAAGAAGTTTTGTTATAACATTAGATCCAGCACAATTTGATCCTAATGGAGGCTATATATATTCCGAATACAAAACTAGCACAGGCACAACTTATAAAAGTGCAAATATTCCAATTGTGAAAATAATCCCTGATACAAATATTCCACCAACTATTGACCCAAATTATGCAACACAAAGAGTTCCATATGGAGGCATACCTTTGCTTCCAAAATTTGTGGATTATTACGATATACAATCGCAAGAATGGGTTGATAGCGCTAATAACGTAGTTTTATCTGATAGAAATGGATGGATTCTATATCAAAGTGTTGTGATAAGACAAAGAACAACTTTTAAAAACGGAACCACAAAACTGGAACCACAACAAATGAATATTATAGTTTCAAAATTTTTACCAAATTACTCTAACCTATACGTAAACAACCAAATTAGCGGCGATCAGTATATTGCAACTGGACAAAATCCGGGAACAATAATTGGCAATCAAGCCACTGAAAGTCATTCAACTACACCCCGAGGAACGGTAAATAATTTAAATTATTACCAATGGCAAAGAAGAGAAGTATACCCTCTATTTTGGAACATTATTAATTACGGACTTGCAGTAAATGGCTGGCATGATATCCCAGGAGCAACACAAGCTAACTACACACCTCCTTCACCGTCTACAGGAATCGAATATAGACGATTAGTGTTAGAAGATCCATCTAATTCTTCTGAAAGCAGGAATTGCACTGCAAGTAATGTTGTCAGTGTCTTTCCAATAAGTAATTTGAATATTACAAATACGATTTGCTGTAATCAAACAGTATCAACAAATCCAGCTCCAATTCAAGGAGACAGAACTTCTGCTAGTTCAATTTATTATCAATGGCAAAGCTCAAATGACAATATTAACTGGTTCAATATTCTTTCTAATGCTGACAAAAAAGATTATGCCCCTCTTTATCCAAGTAATTTACGAATGAGCCCTCAAAATGTATATTACAGGAGAATTGTACAAGAATTTATAGCTAGTGCAAAATGCATATATTACATTAGTAATGTGGTAACAATAACTTATATAACTAGAACTAGAACTAGTAAAATAAGTAATACAAAAAGTGAAAAGACAGAACTAGCAAATAATAGTATGACAATCTATCCTAATCCGAGTTCCTCAATTATAACCATCGATGGTATAAATAATATATCTTCATTTAAAGTAAAAGTTATCGACTTGGCAGGAAAGACAGTTATATCTAAAGAGCCTAATCAATCCAATAATGAATTGTTACAATTGGATATTTCAATGCTACCAAATGGTATCTACACAGTAGAACTTGAAAACGAATTTGACAAATTCACAAAAAAAATAATTAAGAATTAG
- a CDS encoding TerC family protein → MVVWIAFLVLITLILALDLGVFNKTPHVISTKEASKWTAIWVTISMLFSGVVYWLYTTDYVLNPNQLKPSVAAMKFITGYLIELSLSIDNIFVIALIFASFKIPKKYQHRVLFWGILGAIIFRGLMIYFGVLLINKFTWTSYIFGAFLLFTAIKMLFTTEDEEEFNPKNSLIYKILGKLIPISTHTEKEHFFIKTEKGNAATPLFVALIVIEVMDVVFAIDSVPAILAITSDPFLVFSSNIFAILGLRSMYFFLANMLEKFSHLEYSLIAILSFVGIKMLLHDYIEIPEWASLAFIALALIIGVIVSLQISKKEKASEKDEV, encoded by the coding sequence ATGGTGGTTTGGATCGCATTTCTCGTATTAATAACTCTAATTTTGGCTTTAGATTTAGGTGTTTTCAATAAAACACCCCATGTTATCAGCACTAAAGAAGCTAGTAAATGGACTGCAATCTGGGTAACTATATCCATGTTATTCTCCGGAGTGGTCTATTGGCTATACACTACCGATTATGTATTAAATCCAAATCAATTGAAACCTTCTGTTGCGGCAATGAAATTCATAACAGGTTATCTAATTGAATTATCATTGAGTATCGACAATATTTTTGTAATCGCCTTAATTTTTGCATCATTCAAAATACCTAAAAAATACCAACACCGTGTTTTGTTTTGGGGAATATTAGGTGCGATAATCTTTCGTGGATTGATGATATATTTTGGGGTCTTATTAATCAACAAGTTTACATGGACCTCATACATCTTTGGAGCATTTTTATTATTCACAGCAATCAAAATGTTGTTTACCACCGAAGATGAAGAAGAATTTAATCCTAAAAATTCTTTGATTTATAAAATTTTAGGAAAGCTAATTCCGATCTCAACACATACTGAAAAAGAACATTTTTTCATTAAAACCGAAAAAGGAAATGCTGCGACACCGTTATTTGTTGCTTTAATTGTTATTGAAGTAATGGATGTAGTTTTTGCGATAGATAGCGTTCCAGCCATTTTAGCCATTACCTCAGATCCGTTTTTAGTATTTAGCTCTAATATTTTTGCCATCTTAGGATTAAGATCAATGTATTTCTTTCTAGCCAATATGCTGGAGAAATTTAGCCATTTGGAGTACAGCTTAATTGCTATTCTAAGTTTTGTGGGTATAAAAATGCTGTTACACGATTATATAGAAATCCCGGAATGGGCTTCACTAGCTTTTATTGCTTTGGCACTTATTATTGGTGTGATTGTTTCTTTACAAATTAGTAAAAAAGAAAAGGCTTCAGAAAAGGATGAGGTTTAG
- a CDS encoding glutamine synthetase beta-grasp domain-containing protein produces MAKIKLEYIWLDGYEPTQNLRSKTKVEEHENFQGTLEEIGNWSFDGSSTKQAEGGSSDCLLVPVAIYPDPTRINGYLVMSEVMFADGTPHPSNGRATIDDDNDDFWFGFEQEYFIMDTKTLLPLGFPVGGYPAPQGMYYCSVGGKNTHGRKLVEEHADLCIAAGINFEGINQEVACGQWEFQLFAKGAKKAGDEIWIARYLLDRLTEKYGYYIEYHPKPLGDTDWNGSGMHANFSNEVLRTCGSQETYEKICEAFRPVTAEHIAVYGAYNDQRLTGKHETASIHDFSYGVSDRGCSIRIPLMTVQKGWKGWLEDRRPASNGDPYKIAARIIKTVKSALVPELA; encoded by the coding sequence ATGGCTAAAATTAAATTAGAGTACATTTGGTTAGATGGATACGAACCAACTCAAAATCTTAGAAGTAAAACTAAAGTTGAAGAGCACGAAAACTTTCAAGGAACATTAGAAGAAATAGGGAACTGGTCATTTGATGGTTCATCTACAAAACAAGCAGAAGGTGGTTCATCTGACTGTTTACTTGTACCTGTAGCTATCTACCCAGATCCAACTAGAATCAATGGGTATTTAGTAATGTCTGAAGTTATGTTTGCTGACGGTACTCCACACCCATCAAACGGAAGAGCTACAATTGACGATGATAATGATGATTTCTGGTTTGGATTCGAACAAGAGTATTTCATCATGGATACTAAAACATTATTGCCATTAGGATTCCCTGTAGGTGGTTACCCAGCTCCACAAGGAATGTACTACTGTTCTGTAGGTGGTAAAAACACACACGGAAGAAAATTAGTTGAAGAGCATGCTGACTTATGTATTGCTGCCGGAATCAACTTTGAAGGAATCAATCAAGAAGTAGCTTGTGGACAATGGGAATTCCAATTGTTTGCTAAAGGAGCTAAAAAAGCAGGTGATGAAATCTGGATTGCAAGATATTTACTAGACCGTCTTACTGAAAAATACGGTTACTACATAGAGTACCACCCAAAACCACTAGGAGACACAGACTGGAATGGTTCTGGAATGCATGCTAACTTCTCTAACGAAGTTTTAAGAACATGTGGTTCTCAAGAAACTTACGAAAAAATATGTGAGGCTTTCCGTCCTGTAACTGCTGAGCATATTGCAGTTTATGGAGCTTACAATGACCAACGTTTGACTGGTAAACACGAAACTGCTTCTATTCACGATTTCTCTTACGGAGTATCAGATAGAGGATGTTCAATCCGTATTCCATTAATGACCGTTCAAAAAGGATGGAAAGGATGGTTGGAAGACAGAAGACCAGCATCTAACGGTGATCCATACAAAATTGCTGCAAGAATCATCAAAACTGTTAAATCAGCTTTGGTTCCTGAACTAGCATAA
- a CDS encoding glutamine synthetase III: protein MSSIRFQALREATNRKLVDFQESGKKSILFGSNVFNDKAMKQYLTSDAFKGVQGAVQHGTKIDRKLADYIAMGMKEWALSKGVTHYTHWFQPLTGTTAEKHDAFFETSYDGSDPVEKFGGAQLVQQEPDASSFPHGGIRNTFEARGYTAWDPTSPAFIFGTTLCIPTVFISYTGEALDYKTPLLRALTVMDEAATEVCKYFDKNVKKVTATLGWEQEYFLVDRALANSRPDLMMTGRTLLGHTSAKGQQLDDHYFGAIPTRALTYMRDLEQECMLLGIPVKTRHNEVAPNQFELAPIFEETNLAVDHNCLLMDVMEKVAERHNFKVLFHEKPFKGVNGSGKHNNWSLATDTGVNLLSPSKTPMSNLQFLTFFINTIKAVNDNESLLRAAIASASNDHRLGANEAPPAIISVFIGEQLTKVLAELEGVTSGKLSPEEKTDLKLNVVGKIPDVLLDNTDRNRTSPFAFTGNKFEFRAVGSTANCSNAMTTLNAIVAKQLRDFKIEVDALIESNDMKKDDAIFNVLREYIKDSKRILFEGDGYSEEWEIEAAKRGLSNFKTTPEALKARISKQSLDLFSELGVMNHVEVEARYEIELEEYTKKIQIEGRVLGDISKNHVIPTAIRYQNTLIANVRGLKDIFGSDFETIAKEQIILIKEISKHIEGINSKVEEMTNERKIANGLTDGQEMAEAYCNKVKPYFEIIRNHCDKLELLVDNELWTLTKYRELLLTK, encoded by the coding sequence ATGTCATCAATTCGTTTTCAAGCTTTAAGAGAAGCTACCAATAGAAAATTAGTCGATTTCCAGGAGTCAGGAAAAAAATCAATCCTTTTTGGTTCAAATGTCTTCAATGACAAAGCCATGAAACAATATTTGACTTCAGATGCTTTTAAAGGAGTACAAGGAGCCGTTCAGCATGGAACTAAAATAGACCGAAAGCTAGCTGATTATATTGCTATGGGAATGAAAGAATGGGCCTTGTCTAAAGGAGTTACACATTATACACACTGGTTTCAACCATTAACAGGAACTACTGCCGAAAAACATGATGCTTTCTTTGAAACTTCTTATGACGGAAGTGATCCTGTAGAAAAATTTGGTGGAGCACAATTAGTACAACAAGAGCCGGATGCTTCCAGTTTTCCGCATGGAGGAATTAGAAACACATTCGAAGCCAGGGGATACACCGCTTGGGATCCAACCTCACCCGCTTTTATTTTTGGAACCACTTTATGTATTCCAACAGTTTTTATTTCCTATACTGGTGAAGCCTTAGATTATAAAACACCTTTATTGAGAGCTTTGACTGTTATGGACGAGGCTGCCACCGAAGTATGTAAATATTTTGACAAAAACGTAAAAAAGGTTACTGCAACTTTAGGATGGGAACAGGAATATTTCTTAGTCGATAGAGCTTTGGCTAATTCCCGTCCAGACCTTATGATGACAGGAAGAACTTTATTAGGACATACTTCTGCCAAAGGACAACAATTGGATGATCATTATTTTGGAGCTATACCAACTCGTGCTTTAACTTACATGAGAGATTTAGAGCAAGAATGTATGTTATTGGGTATTCCTGTAAAAACGCGCCATAATGAAGTAGCGCCTAACCAGTTTGAGTTGGCTCCAATTTTTGAAGAAACGAACCTTGCTGTAGATCACAACTGCTTGTTGATGGATGTGATGGAAAAAGTAGCTGAACGTCATAATTTTAAAGTATTATTCCATGAAAAACCATTCAAAGGAGTAAATGGATCCGGAAAGCATAATAACTGGTCGTTGGCTACAGATACTGGGGTAAACTTATTGAGTCCAAGTAAAACACCTATGAGTAATTTACAGTTTTTGACTTTCTTTATCAATACCATAAAAGCAGTAAATGATAATGAATCATTATTGAGAGCAGCAATCGCATCTGCCAGTAATGATCATAGATTGGGAGCCAATGAAGCACCACCGGCAATTATTTCTGTTTTTATAGGTGAGCAATTGACAAAAGTTTTAGCTGAATTAGAAGGTGTAACTTCCGGAAAATTATCTCCTGAAGAAAAAACAGATTTAAAACTGAATGTAGTTGGGAAAATTCCAGATGTACTTTTGGATAATACAGATAGAAACAGAACCTCTCCATTTGCTTTTACCGGAAATAAATTCGAGTTTAGAGCAGTGGGTTCTACGGCAAACTGTTCTAATGCAATGACTACTTTGAATGCTATTGTTGCGAAACAATTAAGAGATTTCAAAATTGAAGTTGATGCTTTAATCGAATCGAATGACATGAAGAAGGATGATGCAATCTTCAATGTACTTAGAGAATATATCAAAGATTCTAAAAGAATCCTTTTTGAAGGTGATGGATATAGCGAAGAATGGGAAATCGAAGCGGCTAAAAGAGGTTTGAGTAACTTTAAAACTACTCCGGAAGCATTAAAAGCGAGAATTTCTAAACAATCATTGGATTTGTTTTCTGAGTTAGGTGTCATGAACCATGTAGAGGTTGAAGCACGTTACGAAATTGAATTGGAAGAATACACTAAGAAAATTCAAATAGAAGGTAGAGTACTAGGTGATATTTCTAAAAATCACGTAATTCCTACTGCAATTCGTTATCAAAATACTTTGATTGCGAATGTAAGAGGTTTGAAAGATATTTTTGGATCAGATTTTGAAACAATTGCCAAAGAACAAATTATCCTGATTAAAGAAATTTCTAAGCATATCGAAGGAATCAATTCTAAAGTAGAAGAGATGACAAACGAAAGAAAGATCGCTAATGGTTTGACAGATGGTCAAGAAATGGCAGAAGCGTATTGTAATAAAGTTAAACCTTATTTTGAAATCATTAGAAACCACTGTGACAAACTGGAATTACTGGTTGATAATGAATTGTGGACTTTAACCAAATACAGAGAATTACTTTTGACTAAGTAA